The DNA sequence CTTTGGGTATGTAGGTGGAAGCTATGATCACCTTGATACCCTTCAGCCAGGCCAAGGATACTGGGTGCGAACGACTCAGGCGGGCACGTTAATCTTTAATGCTCCTCCTCCCGGGCAGCCATCTACGCAGCCGGGAGAACCGCCTGCAGGACTAGCAAGTGCAATGCTTCCGCCAGCGCCAATTTCTCCCGCAAATTCTGCCACGAATCAGCAATTGACGCTGACCCTCGTATGGAACGCTGATAGCGCAGCCACACAATATCGCGTGCAAGTTTCGACTCATTCTGATTTCAGAACACTCTTGGTGAATGCAGGGATTCTTCCGACCAAATCGTATGCGGTGGGTCCACTTTCGGCAAACACTACTTATTATTGGCGTGTTAATGCCGCGAATTCGGAGGGTACGACCACGTGGTCGACGACCTGGAGCTTCACCACGGTATCTCCCCCGGCCGCGCCGGCGCTCGCCACTCCTACAAACGGCGCGACAACTCAACCGCTCTCTCCCATACTCACCTGGAATGCTGTGCAAGTCGCAACCAGGTACGAGCTGCAGGTGTCCACCAGTTCAGGGTTTTCCTCTACTGTATTTGATGACACCTCAATCACGGCCACATCGCGGCAGGTCGGTCCTCTTGTCAATAATGGAACCTATTATTGGAGAGTTAAAGCGATTAACACGGCTGGGACGAGTCCATGGTCGGCTGTCTGGAGCTTTTCGGTGGCTGTTCCCCCCGTTGCACCGGTCCTCGCATCGCCCTCAAACGGGGCCACAGCACAGTCCGTAACACCGACGCTAACGTGGAACGCCTCAAGCGGAGCCACAAGTTACTTCTTAGAAGTCACGACGAGTTCGATATTTAATGGCGGATACTACTACGATTACGCCGTAGCTGGTACCTCTCAGCAGGTCGGGCCGCTTAGCGGCTTAACGACATATTATTGGCGGGTGAGCGCGGTGAATAGTATCGGTACGGGTGCCCCGTCAACGGTCTGGACCTTCACCACTGGTCCGACACCTATACCTTCAGCACCGACGCTCTCATCGCCCGCCAACGGTTCTTCCAGCCAGCCCTTATCTCTAGATCTGATCTGGCAGGGCGCGGCCTACGCTTCATCGTATCAGTTACAAGTCTCTCTGAATGCTGGCTTCGGATATTTGATCGTGAACCAAACAGATCTCTCAAACACTTTCCAGTCAGTGGGCGGACTGGGAAATGGAACAACCTATTACTGGCGTGTGAATGCAGGAAATAACACCGGAACGAGCGCATGGTCTGATATCTGGACGTTTACGACGGAGAGCGCTCCACCGCCGGATCCGTGTGGAGGGGAATACGCTCCTTCCTATATTGCTTCACCGGATCAGTTGACCATAACCGACGCGCATGGGAGGCACCAGAAGCTCTTCATCGAAAATGAGAACCGTCGCCTGATGAACAGATTCGGGGTTATCGATGACCAGCTCCCTCCGGAGCCCATCGACAGCGCGTTCAGCGTCCGGTTTCAATCGGACAAATTCGTTGAGAGAGTATCGGCGGATCATAATCTCAAGTCTATCCCGATTCTGATTAGGGATGCCGCATTCCCAATCACACTTCAATGGAATTTCCATCCCGATAACGCCATTTCCTATTGGCTGGCGGCGCATGGGGGGGAGAAAAAGATACAACTGAGCGATTCTGGCAGAACTCAAATCGGCGACCCTGGTAACGGAGGGGGGCAGGGAAAGAGTAAAACTAGAGTGATCACCCTTCAGGCGAATGGCGTTGACCCGTGTGATCCCTCACGGACAGT is a window from the Bacteroidota bacterium genome containing:
- a CDS encoding T9SS type A sorting domain-containing protein produces the protein MNGPTFTTTVFDWGTPNAHGKNPTVNVYGTPVGLGFENPDVSVVWQDDPIDANGNYHNVVVANKIDGAWGQPVLLSNSGQFSSVAQVDLSQSSSDGVLVASTGTTGPPYPISSNLTPRQITLSIPEPIGWNLVSVPVNDYVLARTAIYSGTGSAFSYQGNYVVQDPLINGAGYWLKFVQDQTVVYSGGRLTTLATPLRSGWNMIGSISDPLATSQVTTQPTGIINSNFFGYVGGSYDHLDTLQPGQGYWVRTTQAGTLIFNAPPPGQPSTQPGEPPAGLASAMLPPAPISPANSATNQQLTLTLVWNADSAATQYRVQVSTHSDFRTLLVNAGILPTKSYAVGPLSANTTYYWRVNAANSEGTTTWSTTWSFTTVSPPAAPALATPTNGATTQPLSPILTWNAVQVATRYELQVSTSSGFSSTVFDDTSITATSRQVGPLVNNGTYYWRVKAINTAGTSPWSAVWSFSVAVPPVAPVLASPSNGATAQSVTPTLTWNASSGATSYFLEVTTSSIFNGGYYYDYAVAGTSQQVGPLSGLTTYYWRVSAVNSIGTGAPSTVWTFTTGPTPIPSAPTLSSPANGSSSQPLSLDLIWQGAAYASSYQLQVSLNAGFGYLIVNQTDLSNTFQSVGGLGNGTTYYWRVNAGNNTGTSAWSDIWTFTTESAPPPDPCGGEYAPSYIASPDQLTITDAHGRHQKLFIENENRRLMNRFGVIDDQLPPEPIDSAFSVRFQSDKFVERVSADHNLKSIPILIRDAAFPITLQWNFHPDNAISYWLAAHGGEKKIQLSDSGRTQIGDPGNGGGQGKSKTRVITLQANGVDPCDPSRTVRASRFVEEAIHKPHEYALRVNFPNPFNPTTEIHYDLPEDVRVRLRVYNVLGVEVATLIDEFEIAGYKVAAFHANDLPSGVYFYRLQAGNFTDVKKMMLMR